A stretch of DNA from Edaphobacter lichenicola:
CGAGGGACGGAGTCAGGGAACACTGTTTCCTGTGGTCTTGGACGACTTCGTACCCGCAGATCACGTGTGCCGTGTGATCGACGCGTTCGTCGAGAAACTCGAGATGTCAGACCTCGGCTTCGAGCGCGCTAAGGCCGCCGATACGGGACGGCCTCGCTACGATCCGCGCGACTTCTTGAAACTGTATCTGTACGGATATCTGAATCAGATCCGCTCGTCGCGGCGCTTGGAAGCTGAGTGCCGTCGGAAC
This window harbors:
- a CDS encoding transposase, which produces MSYIQGEGRSQGTLFPVVLDDFVPADHVCRVIDAFVEKLEMSDLGFERAKAADTGRPRYDPRDFLKLYLYGYLNQIRSSRRLEAECRRN